A single genomic interval of Rhododendron vialii isolate Sample 1 chromosome 3a, ASM3025357v1 harbors:
- the LOC131319885 gene encoding RPM1 interacting protein 13-like isoform X2 yields the protein MGMGKNEAKGEILIEVPGSPDNQGSPVRAVLCLKDKVNMREIEEREDCFLLDFDPDDSAVDLSKLYHQSDKSDAHDVSVVAVVGHVACRDYPHSRHLCLKYPFGKTPHETHCELEFIMGIAMPLTIGTGSI from the exons ATGGGAATGGGGAAGAATGAGGCGAAAGGGGAGATACTGATCGAGGTACCGGGGTCGCCGGATAACCAGGGGTCCCCAGTGAGAGCCGTACTGTGTCTGAAAGATAAGGTAAACATGAGagagattgaagagagagaagactGCTTCCTCCTTGATTTCGACCCCGACGACTCCGCTGTTGACCTCTCCAAGCTTTACCACCAGTCTGATAAATCTGATGCCCATGACGTCTCTGTCGTCGCTGTAGTCGGCCAC GTGGCATGCAGAGATTATCCACATTCAAGACATCTCTGCTTGAAGTACCCCTTTGGGAAGACGCCTCACGAAACCCACTGTGAACTG GAGTTCATAATGGGCATTGCCATGCCATTGACGATAGGGACTGGAAGTATATGA
- the LOC131319885 gene encoding RPM1 interacting protein 13-like isoform X1 produces the protein MGMGKNEAKGEILIEVPGSPDNQGSPVRAVLCLKDKVNMREIEEREDCFLLDFDPDDSAVDLSKLYHQSDKSDAHDVSVVAVVGHVACRDYPHSRHLCLKYPFGKTPHETHCELCYCFVCDTAAPCDQWSTGVHNGHCHAIDDRDWKYMRRLMRNKNATYTSSSSSE, from the exons ATGGGAATGGGGAAGAATGAGGCGAAAGGGGAGATACTGATCGAGGTACCGGGGTCGCCGGATAACCAGGGGTCCCCAGTGAGAGCCGTACTGTGTCTGAAAGATAAGGTAAACATGAGagagattgaagagagagaagactGCTTCCTCCTTGATTTCGACCCCGACGACTCCGCTGTTGACCTCTCCAAGCTTTACCACCAGTCTGATAAATCTGATGCCCATGACGTCTCTGTCGTCGCTGTAGTCGGCCAC GTGGCATGCAGAGATTATCCACATTCAAGACATCTCTGCTTGAAGTACCCCTTTGGGAAGACGCCTCACGAAACCCACTGTGAACTG TGCTACTGCTTTGTTTGTGATACTGCTGCGCCTTGCGATCAATGGTCAACAGGAGTTCATAATGGGCATTGCCATGCCATTGACGATAGGGACTGGAAGTATATGAGGCGGCTGAtgagaaacaaaaatgctacttacacctcctcttcttcttcagaaTAA